A genomic stretch from Deltaproteobacteria bacterium includes:
- a CDS encoding NAD-dependent epimerase/dehydratase family protein produces the protein MKVLLTGGTGFLGNALWPLLVERGHTVKLLQRSTSKEAKKAGVEIIQASLTDRDALKPALKGVDVLYHLAGRVSWDPKDARDMYALHVDATRGLLEEAHAAKVKRVVLASTSGTIGVSKEERVATEEDPYSIDVVGRWPYYASKIFEERLALEYCKAKQLPLIVLNPSLLLGPGDERLSSTTEVLAFMNREIPAVPQGGLSFVDVRDCADAFANALEKGEPGERYLLGAANMTLREFFDRLARITGIPAPKLGLPSKLNRLGAFAWDRWSEMRKTKPAVTPQAIEMGDHYFYIDSSKARRELGFAPRDPQETLAATVAYIKQTMPHRKEWSPLEVR, from the coding sequence GTGAAGGTCCTCCTGACGGGCGGAACCGGCTTTCTGGGCAACGCGCTCTGGCCGCTGCTCGTCGAGCGCGGACATACTGTGAAGTTGCTGCAGCGCTCGACTTCGAAAGAAGCGAAGAAGGCCGGCGTGGAGATCATCCAGGCCTCGCTGACCGATCGCGATGCGCTCAAGCCGGCGCTCAAGGGCGTGGATGTGCTGTACCACCTCGCGGGCCGCGTCTCGTGGGATCCCAAGGACGCGCGCGACATGTACGCGCTGCACGTGGATGCCACGCGCGGCCTCCTCGAGGAGGCCCACGCTGCCAAGGTGAAGCGCGTGGTGCTCGCGTCAACGAGCGGGACCATCGGGGTGAGCAAGGAAGAGCGCGTCGCGACCGAAGAGGATCCGTATTCGATCGATGTCGTCGGGCGTTGGCCGTACTACGCCTCGAAGATCTTCGAGGAGCGGCTGGCTCTCGAATATTGCAAAGCCAAGCAGCTCCCATTGATTGTTTTGAATCCGAGCCTGCTGCTCGGCCCTGGCGACGAGCGCCTCAGCTCTACAACGGAAGTCCTCGCATTCATGAATCGCGAGATCCCCGCTGTGCCGCAGGGCGGCCTCTCCTTCGTCGACGTTCGCGATTGCGCCGATGCGTTCGCGAATGCGCTGGAGAAGGGCGAGCCCGGCGAGCGCTACCTGCTCGGCGCCGCGAACATGACGCTGCGCGAGTTCTTCGATCGCCTCGCGCGAATCACCGGCATCCCCGCGCCCAAGCTGGGCTTGCCCAGCAAGCTGAATCGGCTCGGCGCCTTCGCGTGGGACCGCTGGTCGGAGATGCGGAAGACGAAACCAGCCGTCACGCCGCAGGCCATCGAGATGGGCGACCACTATTTCTATATTGATAGTTCCAAGGCCCGCCGCGAGCTCGGCTTCGCCCCGCGCGATCCTCAGGAGACGCTCGCGGCCACGGTGGCCTACATCAAGCAGACGATGCCGCACCGCAAGGAGTGGTCCCCGCTCGAGGTGCGCTGA